A region from the Aphis gossypii isolate Hap1 chromosome 1, ASM2018417v2, whole genome shotgun sequence genome encodes:
- the LOC126549278 gene encoding uncharacterized protein LOC126549278, producing the protein MENIDTDKVPRLNKPRVVLYPSERVQLGWQDEKMAVGSGLVNTGVICYINSTLQMSREGEEHLAGRDSRWRPSRGHMRSSLEDLVWQTTSQLDILRQTRATLIGLGAEFPPDAPQGLSVQQIGDVDTAELRADPRLWVAYERGWREHAKAAPASSPAPTDRRPIPGPVRHTQRTVRKATTAKPQPRPARAAQGTALASDEKLIQTTCLFMCTQIN; encoded by the exons ATGGAGAACATAGATACCGACAAAGTACCTCGTTTAAATAAACCCAGAGTCGTCTTGTATCCTTCTGAACGTGTACAACTAGGTTGGCAAGATGAAAAAATGGCAGTTGGATCTGGATTAGTCAATACTGGTGTGATATGTTACATCAATTCTACACTACAA ATGTCACGCGAAGGTGAGGAGCATCTGGCGGGTCGGGACAGCCGGTGGCGGCCGAGCCGAGGCCACATGCGGTCGAGTCTGGAGGACTTGGTGTGGCAGACCACCTCCCAACTCGACATCTTGCGGCAGACCAGGGCGACGCTGATCGGGCTGGGAGCAGAGTTCCCTCCGGACGCACCGCAGGGACTATCGGTCCAGCAGATCGGCGACGTAGACACGGCGGAGCTACGGGCCGATCCTCGTCTGTGGGTGGCGTATGAGCGCGGGTGGCGCGAGCACGCTAAGGCTGCACCGGCGAGTTCACCGGCACCGACGGACCGTCGGCCCATACCGGGGCCAGTCCGCCACACACAGCGGACGGTCCGGAAGGCGACCACGGCGAAGCCACAACCGCGGCCGGCACGCGCAGCACAGGGAACAGCGCTGGCCagtgatgaaaaattaatacagacAACCTGCTTGTTCATGTGTACACAAATTAATTGA
- the LOC126549267 gene encoding uncharacterized protein LOC126549267, protein MNMIIEVQELALVHWIDTYLHRHGYKKKVSFKTNHGEVNPCRKSWDNKTDLVRDQLDSEYSNRNGLSRNNGRRLKTSKINNTPMDMDVNSCNRSSPERNLKIGNSRSLKKSSTGWYTVFVPNVEDNVEVLQIIQTHIKPVTLYPYIDCMLFLY, encoded by the exons ATGAACATGATAATCGAAGTACAAGAACTGGCACTAGTGCATTGGATAGATACCTACTTACATCGTcatggttataaaaaaaaggtgtCATTCAAAACAAACCACGGTGAAGTCAATCCATGTCGTAAAAGTTGGGATAATAAAACTGATCTGGTTCGTGATCAATTGGATAGTGAATATTCTAATCGCAATGGACTATCAAGAAATAATGGTCGCCGACTTAAAActtctaaaatcaataatacacCCATGGATATGGATGTGAATTCATGCAATAGGTCTTCTCCTGAAAGAAATCTTAAAATCGGAAATTCACGGTCTTTGAAAAAAAGCAGTACTGGGTGGTACACAGTATTT gtGCCAAATGTTGAAGATAATGTCGAAGTCTTGCAAATAATACAAACGCATATCAAACCAGTTACACTATATCCATATATTGATTGTATGCTATTTCTATActag
- the LOC126549148 gene encoding ubiquitin carboxyl-terminal hydrolase 36-like: MENIDTDKVPRLPKPRVVLYPSERVQLGWQDEKMAVGSGLVNTGVICYINSTLQMSREGEEHLAGRDSRWRPSRGHMRSSLEDS, translated from the exons ATGGAGAACATAGATACCGACAAAGTACCTCGTTTACCTAAACCCAGAGTCGTCTTGTATCCTTCTGAACGTGTACAACTAGGTTGGCAAGATGAAAAAATGGCAGTTGGATCTGGATTAGTCAATACTGGTGTGATATGTTACATCAATTCTACACTACAA ATGTCACGCGAAGGTGAGGAGCATCTGGCGGGCCGGGACAGCCGGTGGCGGCCGAGCCGAGGCCACATGCGGTCGAGTCTGGAGGACTCCTAA